In a genomic window of Syngnathus typhle isolate RoL2023-S1 ecotype Sweden linkage group LG4, RoL_Styp_1.0, whole genome shotgun sequence:
- the LOC133152620 gene encoding RNA-binding protein, mRNA-processing factor 2a isoform X1, translating to MSLKTDPEPNNNVSMEEEVRTLFVSGLPVDIKPRELYLLFRPFKGYEGSLIKLTSKQPVGFVTFDSRSGAEAAKNALNGIRFDPESPQTLRLEFAKANTKMAKSKLMATPNPTNIHPALGAHFIARDPYDLTGAALIPASPDAWTPYPLYTAELTPGLPHAAFTYPAAAAAAAALHAQVRDQPMRWYPTPSDTSQPGWKSRQFC from the exons ATGAGCCTCAAGACGGACCCAGAGCCCAACAACAATGTCTCCATGGAGGAGGAG GTACGAACACTGTTTGTCAGCGGCCTACCAGTTGATATCAAACCACGGGAACTGTACCTTCTCTTCAGGCCATTCAAG GGTTATGAAGGGTCACTGATTAAGTTAACATCAAAACAG cCTGTCGGGTTTGTAACATTTGACAGTCGCTCTGGAGCCGAAGCTGCAAAAAATGCTCTAAAT GGTATCCGTTTTGACCCCGAAAGCCCTCAGACCCTGCGCTTAGAGTTTGCTAAAGCCAACACGAAGATGGCAAAGAGTAAGCTGATGGCCACACCGAACCCCACAAATATCCACCCTGCTCTAGGAGCACACTTCATTGCACGGGACCCAT ATGACCTGACAGGCGCAGCACTGATCCCAGCCTCTCCGGACGCGTGGACCCCTTACCCACTGTACACAGCAGAACTGACCCCTGGCCTCCCTCATGCGGCCTTCACTTATCCCGCGGCGGCCGCCGCTGCCGCAGCCCTCCACGCCCAGGTGAGGGACCAACCG ATGCGCTGGTACCCAACTCCCTCAGACACTTCCCAGCCTGGATGGAAGTCCCGCCAGTTTTGTTAG
- the LOC133152620 gene encoding RNA-binding protein, mRNA-processing factor 2a isoform X2, which yields MSLKTDPEPNNNVSMEEEVRTLFVSGLPVDIKPRELYLLFRPFKGYEGSLIKLTSKQPVGFVTFDSRSGAEAAKNALNGIRFDPESPQTLRLEFAKANTKMAKSKLMATPNPTNIHPALGAHFIARDPYDLTGAALIPASPDAWTPYPLYTAELTPGLPHAAFTYPAAAAAAAALHAQMRWYPTPSDTSQPGWKSRQFC from the exons ATGAGCCTCAAGACGGACCCAGAGCCCAACAACAATGTCTCCATGGAGGAGGAG GTACGAACACTGTTTGTCAGCGGCCTACCAGTTGATATCAAACCACGGGAACTGTACCTTCTCTTCAGGCCATTCAAG GGTTATGAAGGGTCACTGATTAAGTTAACATCAAAACAG cCTGTCGGGTTTGTAACATTTGACAGTCGCTCTGGAGCCGAAGCTGCAAAAAATGCTCTAAAT GGTATCCGTTTTGACCCCGAAAGCCCTCAGACCCTGCGCTTAGAGTTTGCTAAAGCCAACACGAAGATGGCAAAGAGTAAGCTGATGGCCACACCGAACCCCACAAATATCCACCCTGCTCTAGGAGCACACTTCATTGCACGGGACCCAT ATGACCTGACAGGCGCAGCACTGATCCCAGCCTCTCCGGACGCGTGGACCCCTTACCCACTGTACACAGCAGAACTGACCCCTGGCCTCCCTCATGCGGCCTTCACTTATCCCGCGGCGGCCGCCGCTGCCGCAGCCCTCCACGCCCAG ATGCGCTGGTACCCAACTCCCTCAGACACTTCCCAGCCTGGATGGAAGTCCCGCCAGTTTTGTTAG